The DNA segment AAAGGCGCATTTCAGATGCACACAGATCGCTTTTTTGTGAATTGACTGGACACCCCTTGATTGAATTGGAACACCCCAGCTCCGCCGAATCTAGAAGAGCCTTACGACATTATGGGAACCTAAGTAGTCTTCTGATATTGTATTCGATAGGTCTAGGATTTCGATTGGGCGGCGAAGCATTCGTAGATGCTCGATAAATGATGGTTCATAGTAGGTCATTACAGCGAGATCGGCATCGTTGAGAACTGCACTTGGAGAAGTCTCGATGATTGAGTCGATTTCGGGCAATCTGTTTCTTACGTAATCCAAATTCTGGCCAATTAGTCTCTTCAAGTCTATATTTGGATCAAATACGCTAATGTTAAATCCGTTGTCTATTAGCGCTCTTGCGACTTCAATCGCTGGGCTGTTTCTAAGATCATCCGTACTCTGTTTGAAGGAGAGACCTAAAAGCGCGATTTTCTGAGGGTTCATCTGCGTTATCTGAGAAACAGCCGTATTGGTATGCAAGGCATTTGATTTGGGAATCGCCTGAATCATAGGAAGATTTGCACTGTGATTGCTAGCCATTGATATCAGCGCAGCGACGTCTTTTGGCAAACATGATCCCCCATATGAAAATCCTGGCTTCAAATACTTAGATGAGATGTTCAACTTCGTATCCTGACATACTACATCCATGACTTTTCTTGCGTTGATGGACAGTGAACCCAGCAACCGACCTATTTCGTTTGCGAATATTATCTTGCAGGCATGATAGCAATTGCAGACATACTTTATCATCTCGGCTTCTTCAGGCTCAATCAATATAGGCTGTCTACGGATATCACTGTACAGCAAACTCACAGTTTTGTGAGCTTCTTCGCTTGTTGATCCAACGATTACAAATGGGGGATCACGGAAATCTTCTACCGCGTTGCCTTCCCTGAGAAACTCAGGATTGAATGCCAGATGAAATCTAGCATGGGGGGTCTGCTCCTCGAAATAATGTTGCAGTTTTCTCGTTGTGCCTGGCGGAATTGTGCTGCGTATGGCGATAGTAGCTTCCCCGAATCTATCATGATAGAATTCTGCAACTTGCCTAGCAACCCTTTGGACCGAACTTAGATCCGGATGCCCTTCGGGCCCCTGAGGGGTACCTACGCAGATCAAGATGACATCGGCTTCTCTGAGCGCTTCGTGCAAATCAGTTGTTGCCAGGAGAGATCCAGCCCTAATTGCCTCTACAATAATCTCTTGGAGCCCAGGCTCAACAAAAGGTGCCTGGGCCTTATTGATCATCTCAACCTTTTCCTTACTGGTGTCCATGCCTACTACGCTGTGTCCAGAGTCTGCCAGACAGGCAGAAGTAACAGAGCCAACATATCCTAATCCGATAACGGAAACTCTCATTTCAGCACCTACCTCCTGCGCACGAATGAGTTGTAACTTGTTGATAGCATGAATTTCGCGCTAGTAGGCTACTCCCCTAGCTCCATCAATATACAAGATCGATTGATTGTCTGGATATCATCCAAGATTAACATTGCGGTGGTGAATTGAAGGGAGCCATACAGCCTAGAGAAAGGTACCAGACAGAAACGTATTCTGCTGCCTGTATACACCCTGACGAATATTTCGTCATTGAGATACAACGTACAACCATCCTTTTCCCGAACAGGTCTTATCTTAGGATTCATGATGAAAGGTCTTAGAACCTGCTTCTTCCGAGAATCTTGGACCGAATCCGAAATAAGGACCGAACTCTGGCTGAATTGAATGGTGCGCCTTAGTTTTGCTCCATCCTTCAAATGCAAAATTCCAGTAGCCTGCCCTGATTCGTAGCTGATGATTGCTTTCTCAGGTAGGCTCTTGGCGCCAAATGGCCCATAAAAAACCGCGTGG comes from the Candidatus Lokiarchaeota archaeon genome and includes:
- a CDS encoding nucleotide sugar dehydrogenase, which translates into the protein MRVSVIGLGYVGSVTSACLADSGHSVVGMDTSKEKVEMINKAQAPFVEPGLQEIIVEAIRAGSLLATTDLHEALREADVILICVGTPQGPEGHPDLSSVQRVARQVAEFYHDRFGEATIAIRSTIPPGTTRKLQHYFEEQTPHARFHLAFNPEFLREGNAVEDFRDPPFVIVGSTSEEAHKTVSLLYSDIRRQPILIEPEEAEMIKYVCNCYHACKIIFANEIGRLLGSLSINARKVMDVVCQDTKLNISSKYLKPGFSYGGSCLPKDVAALISMASNHSANLPMIQAIPKSNALHTNTAVSQITQMNPQKIALLGLSFKQSTDDLRNSPAIEVARALIDNGFNISVFDPNIDLKRLIGQNLDYVRNRLPEIDSIIETSPSAVLNDADLAVMTYYEPSFIEHLRMLRRPIEILDLSNTISEDYLGSHNVVRLF